The DNA window GTGATGAGGGAGGCCCCTGGGTCTACAATGGCCTGCAGCCTTCAGAGAAGAACATCATGGTGCCTCCCACCTGGATTCTGAGGACAAAGGAAGCATCGTCAGCTACTCCtacctgccccttcccctttctccccctAAGCTTCCCTGGCACCCCAGCAGCTCTCACTCTCTGCTGGGTTCTCTAATCTGCTGATGCACATTAGTAATTTCCATTTTGGTCTCTCTCACCACATGAgtgtttctcaattttttttttttttttgactgagaTGCATAGCAGGAAATACATTTACTTCTTgacccagtacacacacacacatgcacacacacacacatgcacacacacacgcaggaaataaaaatttcatgaaaCTGTACTTAACCTTAATATGTGAAGTgcactctgatttttttctattttagcccatttcattaaaaaatgtaggTCACGATCCCCTAAAATGATGTCATGACCCATAAATGGGTAAATCCTTGCAGTTTGAAAAACCCTCAGTAGACAGTAAACATTGGAGCCTTTATGGCTTTTGTATCTCTGTGCCTAGCACATGCCTGTCCCCTTGCAGGAACTTATCTTCAGCTGAATTGAAACTTGAATTACATTTCTTTGAATTCCTGCACTGTCTAGTACAGTGTTAGGTATGTGGCACTTTCCCTGATTGCtccatgcctctgtgtgtgtgtagactCAATCAATGCCACCCACTCCATGAAACCCTTGAGGAGTTCTTCAGATAGAAGTGGTCTTGCCCTTTCTGCTGGGCCACTTTGGTGGTCCATCTCATGGAGTACTGACCACTTTCTACTCTACATGGTAGTAGTTTGTGTATAGGTGTCATCTTCTGCAATGATTTGTGAAGGCAAAATCTGAGTCCAATTCGCTTTTGCACCCCTGTGTCACTCAGCCCTTGCCTTACATGTTAATTCATGTTGAATGAGTAGTTGGCCGAGTGTTAGTATTTACTGTCTGTTGAATTGGAGATACACCACATGGACAAGAAAGGAAGCTGAGAGTTGGTACCGTGTGCCTGCTGCCCCGTCCTGCCCTCTGCTCAGCACCTCCATATTCTAGCCTCATGCAGCCAGCTCCCAGCGCCCTCTCTCAGTGACCAGCAGTTTCATTCAGGTCAATTTAGTTAATCCAATTTCAGTTGAGCCTGTTAGGAGTTCTTCCCTCATTCTGTAAATACTCTGTGGAGGATACTTACGTGTCCACTGCAATCTGCCAGTAGCCTTGTTTGGTGACTGGGACTCAATCTATGTTCCCAGAGAGATGGGAGTGGTCATAGCCTCTGAAAATCAGCTCGCTACCTGCACCACCTCCTGTGTCACTACATGGAAAGTAAGGCAGATTGTCAAGGAAGGGCCACTGGAAAACCTTAGGGGCGAGCCTCAGCCAGGCCCCTGCTTCTTGGTCTGGTCACTCACACCAAGTACCTAGATAGGCAGAAATATCTGCCTGTGCTTTGAGACCAGGGCCTCTGACTGCTGCAAGTTGATTAGTCTGAGCCTCTTGGGCAAACAATAGAAACAACTCTGCTCAATGATTTGTGAATATCCTCCTGCTTCTTGGATAGAAGGGGTAGGGAGGTGAGAAATGGAGACCACAGATCTGATCAAGCAGAACTCATGCAGCACCAAGGCCAGGACCATCGTGGGGTGTGCATTCACCATGCAACTTGAGGCATCCCCAAAGACTCCTTTGCCCCAAGTATCTTCTCCACTATTGTGGTGGTGCCTGGAATTTCCACAGTATTCACTCTTTCGTATTAGGCAAAGACACTAATTGAACACGAAGTGACTTACTGGAGCttgaacatttattaatattgtgTTGATTTCTCAGAATATGTTCTGCCACCTAGCAGGATCCTGCAGAAATAGGACCTAAAACTGATTTGTTTTCAGGAGGAAAAggatcagagaaagacaaaaattggGGCCCTGTATGCAGGGCAGTAAAGGGGAAGGGAAGTGGATATCTGTAGGAATCCAAGGAAAACAGTTTTCAAGGCACGAGGTGGGAGGAACTGATGTTTGTTGATGGCCTTTATGCAAGGCGCTGTGCTAGAAATTTTCCCTGCCTCATCTTATTAATTCTCACGTCAACCTAGTGTCcatttgagaaaaatgaggctcagggagatgaAGTAATGCAAGAGgggagatttcctttttttaaaattaattaatttatttttgactgcgttgggtcttcgttgcagcatgcaggctttctttagttgcggcgagcaggggctactctttgttgtggtgcacgggcttctcattgtggtagcttccctttgttgcggaacatgggctctaggcacgcgggcttcagtagttgcggcacgtgggctcagtagttgtggctcccgtgctctagagtgcagtagttgtggcgcatgggcttagttgctctgcagcatgtgggatcttcctggaccagggctcgaacccatgtcccctgcattggcaggcagattcttaaccactgagcccccagggaagtcccaagaggggGGGATTTAAATCCAGGTCAGTCTGACTGCAAAGTCTTTGCTGTTTTCCACCACAATTCACATCTTTCCAGGCCGAAAGGGAGCAGGAAGCTCTGAAAGGAAGAAGCAAGGTGTCCAGACACCTGCCCTCTTAATCACAGTTCTGTCCAGGCCTGGTCTCCACTGCAATCAGGCTGGAGAGGAAGCCATTTGATGGAGGAGATTCAAGGCTCTCCATGTGAGAGAGGAGAGCGAGAGAAATGGGCTTCTGCTGAAACAGGGTAAGCTCAGGCCAAGTTTCCTTGGGAAGGAGTCAGAGAGGTAAGAAAtctcctccctgaccctcccagGACCCCAGGTAAACGTGCCCAAGGGCTGGTGAGTCTCAtgaccttttccaaccacaacatgcaatttaaaaaattgtataaattggCAAAGAACACATAAAATCGACcctcttagccatttttaagtgtacagttcagtagtgttaagtatattcacatggtTGTGCAACCAATCCCCAGAACCTTTTCATCCTATAAAATTGAAACTCTATAGCCATTCAATAACTTCCTGCTtgttccttccccagcccctggcagccaccattctactttctgtctctatgaattccACTACTGTtagaattttcttcctctttcaggctgaataactttctgttgtatgtatatactacattttgttatTCCATCCATTaatgtgtaattattttattgtcagctaacatttgaattctttttcctgCCTCCTCCCACTAGAATTAAGctttttgagggcagggactgtctcTCTTGTTCCGTTGTGTTCCCAGTGCCTGACAACATGGTGAGCACATAATAGGGGCTTGATAAATACTTATTCACTGCATAAATGAATGTCCAATCCCAGAGATTCTTTAATTACTCCAGTGTGGTACAGTTTACAAAGTCCTTTTTTCAACGACTTTGAGGCAAACCGCATTTTCTCAATattcagagagggtaagtgttttgccccaaatcacacagctgatACGAGACCAAGCAAGAGCTCCAACCCAGGTGTAGTGACTGCTAAGTCTAGACATGTTGTCTCCCTATAGTCATAACCTTAACCTGGTGGGTCTGACGGGCCTTACCTGCTCGTGTACACAGAAAACACGGGTAGATCCACCAGCTTCTGGGCCATTGTGTCGAACACCAGGGTCACCCTTTCAGCAGCCAAGCAGGGGTATCCCAGGCCCAGAATGCCATCAGACTCTGCATTCATAAAGGACTGGTCAGTCTGTGACACTCTCTTCAAATTGCTGACCGACCTCAGTCAGTCCTTCTACCTAATTGTGGAGCCTGAAGGAAAATCACACAGATCTTTGGCAAACAGGCTCAGATTCTTGAAGTCTTCTTCTGTCCTAAAGCTAATTCTTCCCCTACTCAATTTTCCTTGGTTAAATGGATACAACAATTTTTGCCATGTTCCCATCcacttaatattttctatataaacattttttatggaagtataataCAGAAATCACAAGTGTACAGTGTTTTCACAGACTGTACACATCCATGTAATCAAGCTCGTAAATCAAGAAACAAGACATTACAACCCCATTGCCAGAAACCCCTTCAACTACCCTGCCAGTCATTGAGACTTTCCTCAAGAGTAaccaatctcaaaaaaaaaaaaaaaaaacccgcaaGGTAACCCATATCTTGGCTTCTAACAGCTTATACtgtctttgcctatttttgaattttatatgaatggaatcatatggtctgaattcttttttatctGGCTTTTGTCACTCAACATGATGTTATTGCATGCTGTTGTGGAATTTTCATTGTCTTTAGTATTCCATGTTATGAATATATCatcattatttatccattctaccactgatggatatttggggtGTCTCCTGTATTTGACTATTGCTAATAGTGTTGCTTGTActtgtcttttggtgaacatgtGTACATATTACTgttggatatatgcctaggagtaaaACTGCTAGATAATAGGGCTTGCAAGTGTTTTGCTTGAGTAAATactgacagttttccaaagtgattgtatcaATTAACATTTCCAATACCAATGTTTTGAAAGGTCCAGTtgttccatatcctcaccaatacGGGCTATTGCCTATCTTTTCCACTTTAGTCTTCTAGTGAATATGCAGTGGGCTACATTGAGGTTGTAATTTGTATTTCCAGATGACTAATAAaattggacatttgtatatcctcttttgtgaagtgggTTATCTACAATTTTCTTATCGATTAGTAggagttctttatttattctggaataaagtcctttgttggatatatgtactacaaatatcttctcccagatTGTGGCTGATGTTTTTACTCTCTTAATGGTGCTTTTTGATGAGCAGAAGATATGAATTTCAATGCAGTCAAATTGATCAGTTTTCCCCCTTATaattagtagtttttaaaaacttgttacaAAAATTTTTGCCTACCTTAAGGTCATGAAGacatcttcctattttttttctaagagctttattgttttgcttttcacatttatatatatctacAATCTATCGGAAGTTTGATAATGTGTGAGTTAAGatccatttttcctttattagaagtcagatttattgagatatgattaaTACACAATAATTCacccttttaagtgtacagttcagtgatttttgATACACAAATAgtttctgtttgctaatattttgtttacaaCTTTTGTGTCTACATTCATGAGAAAGagactggtctgtaattttcatttcttgtaaTGTCCTTTTCAAGTTTGTTATTAAAtttatgctggcctcataaaatgagttaagaAATGTCTCTTCTTTATCAATTATCTGGAAGAGTTTGTCTAAGATTGgtgctatttcttctttaaatgtttgaggGAATTTACCAATGAGGCTATCTggacctggagttttctttgtggaaaggttTTTAAGAATAGAGTCAAAGTTTAAATAGATACTGGAGTATCCATTCAATGTTAAATAGATATTGGAGTATTCATTCAGTGTTAAATAGATATTGGAGTATTCATTCAATGTTTAAATAGATATTGGagtattatattttctaatttttttcttgtgtcagttttgaCATGCTCTATTTCTCAAGGCATttgccaattttaaaaaattgtcaaatttatcgaaataaaattattcttgatatcctcttattatcattttaatgtctgtagcGTCTTTAGTAACGTGTTACTTTTTACTTCTAATAttgttaagtgtattttttttctttttcttgaacaGTTTTGCTAGAGGTTTACCAGTTTGATCAATCTTTGTAAAGACTTCATTCCtggctttgttgattttctctattgtgtgACTTTTCTATTGTATGAATGTTCCACTcttctatttattatttccttccttctactttctttgggtttgATTTGCTCTTCTTTGtggttctcttgtttttttatttgtttgttactTGAAATAGTTGCTGAGACCGTTGATTTTCAGCTTTTCTAATACTCACATTTCAGGCTGTAATTGTTTCTTGAAGGACTGCATTAGGTGCATCCACAAATATTGACATGTCATATCTTCATTATCTGTAATAGTTAAGGTTTTATAAGAGAAACAGAGTCATTAGGAGCTATATCTAGAAAGGATTATATTCTAGATATTTGACAGTATGCAATTGGAGGTCCTGGCTAACAGAGTACATTAGGATGTTGCTTCTGCCCTGGTGCTGCAGTCTCAAGTCTACAGTTTGGACAGTCAGCAAGGGAAGACAGATGTCAAGTGGGAGAAGAAGGGTGAATTGAACCCTTAAGGTTGAAGGGGAACGGGAACCTGCACTGTTCTCTCACTGCCTCTAAGCCTCAGTGATGGGGGAGCCTGCAGCACAAGCTGACACTGTCTGTCACAGAGGCCACCACTGCTGTCACACATGCCAACGCTTCCTAGCTCTGGAGTAGGAGGTAGGGGACCTGGATTAGGTCAGCTCTGCCATGACCAGCCAGCCATCTGGCAAGTCTCCTAACTGCCGCTGAGAGCTCTGCTTTCCGTCTCTGAAGCCCAAGAGGCAGATGGACTTGGAGCTTGGAGATAACTTGGGCCCTGCCTTGGGctccaaaaatgttaaaaaggacATCAGAAGGACTTGGGGACCAGCCCAGACCCTTGACCCTTGCCCCCAAGTGAACAAATCCTCTTTGGCATTTACCCACTTTGCAAGAGTCCTTCCTTTTGACCTTTCACTGGGGAGAAAGTGTGAGCCAGAAGTGGCTGGAAGTGGTGAGATTCTGGTTAACGCTGAGCCCCTGCCTGGTTTTGCCCCTAATTGCCCATGTGTGCCATCGGGACTGAAGATGGTCACTATAGAAACCTTACCCTGAGAGACTTCCTTCAGACCCTCCAGGCAAGCCCACTGCTATAGCAGGTGAGGAcgccgaggcacagagaggttaagtgactggccCAAGAGCATGCACTTCACTCAGTGGCCAGGATTaggacccaggcctcctgccttcCAGGCCAGTGATCTTTCCACTACAgaattaccatcatcatcaccatgatccctccctcccctcccatcttcCAGGCCAGTTAGCCCCCATATCCCCTTGCCTCTGTTTGTTGTGAGTGGAGGGTGTGGCTGGCTGACACGTGAGAAAAACTTTGTTGGTCTGTGCAGCCGTGGCCACCCGGCCACTAACTAGATCAGAGACATCCTGGATGGTCTGCGAGGAGCTCCAGGCTCTGGCTGGATTTGGAAAGTTTGGCACAGATTAGAGGCAGGAACGTGGGGAACGTTTGTCCAGAACGAATGGTCTGTTATCTCTGGAAACACCCGGAACTGCACCTGCCCCGGTTGCAGGTTTCTGATCCTCCCACGCTGGAACCAAATATTGTTGTGGACGATTTGAACACTTTCCCTAGGGAACAAAAGCCCTTGGGTGTGTGGGTGAtggtgcgtgtgcacgtgtgtatgtacgtgtgtgtgtgtgttctttacaaaaagggagagggaagagcatttGGGGTGAAATGGTACCATGTGGGCAAAAACAGGTCATAGTACAGACAACGATCCAGTCTCTGCAGTCTGTCAGCACTGGGAGAGGGTCctggggggcagagagagagagagagacagacagacagacagacagacagagagacagagagcgtGCGAGCGCCTCAGGCCTCAGGGATGTGGATTGGAGGCTGGTTTGGAGGCAGAGGTTTTGTCTGTTACCAGAACATTTGAAGGCTGTTGAGGGTGACACTATCCAGTCAACTTTTCTGGAGCTTCAGCTTCcagaatgtaaattaatattaaGAGGACGGTTGCTCAGCGCTCTGTGGAAATTGGCTCTAGCAGGGTGTGATAGTCCTGGAGACTGTGCGTCATTATGATACGTAAGCAGCACTTCCCCTCGTGCTCAGCCGGCCCCTGACCACAGCGGGGCCAGCAACCCAGGATGCTCTTGGCCCTGGCTCTGCCGAACTCAGCAGCTCAGCACGGACATGACCAACCGGAAAGTGTCCCAACCTCATTCTGCTCGAAGGTCATGACTGGCGGGAAATATACTATGCGATGTGTGGTACAGCAGGAAGAGGGCCTGGCTGGGGTGCCTGGACCCAGACTTGGCTCTGCCATTCACTCACCATATGACTTTGGATAGATCACTTTTCTCTAAAtccagtttccttgtctgtaaaatgaagagggTGGATTGGGTGATACTACGAGGAACATTTTGGGGGCATaggctatgtgccaggctctgccctAAGGATCTTACAAGCATTAGCTCATTCAGTATTCACACCAGTCCCATCaggtaagtattatttttaagcccattttacagatgaggtaactgaatCACAGAGGGTTTAAGTAACTTGCATAATGTGCCATAacaaggattcaaacccaggtttttcCTGACTTTCAAGTTGATGGTCTGTACTAGATAATGTCTAGCGTTTGACATTCAAGAGTTTcttcctggaagagaaaaacagagagaggatgggaaggaggaggaaaggggaagagagggagagagactaaTTTCCTACATGGTGGAAATTTTGAGGCCTTTTAACTGTAAGAGAGAGGGGTGTGTGCAGGATGGAGTATGGTGGTAAGGAGCTGTGTGATGAGAAATCTTGTCATTGCTTactttttgcaagtattttctgtttcatcttcaAGGGACCTCTCAGCAGGATCATTATTGTATTGTAGACAGGTGCAAAAATTCTCCCATGCACCCCTCTGCTTGTTACCCTCCCCCACCTGGACACTGAATTATGAAAACCAAAAGTTTAAGGTGGTCGAAACATTTGTTTACTGCTATAAAGAGCATCTGGCACTGGACGTGTATTCTCTCCCATGGCTTGATCTTCTTTGGTTTGGCAAAGCTTCTTGCTTTCATGCAGCTGGAAATAAGAAGGATCCAATGTCCCCAGCAACTTGCCATGTCAAGAATTCAATTAGTTTGAGTCATTTCCAAAACCGCTGTCAACTCCATTCTGGGAAAGTGCCTTTCAGACCAGAAATTGTTGGGTGTGTAGTCAGCAAAAGGCACAGGCGCGGGGGAAGTTTCCCACTGCAATATTGCATGTGCGTGTGcctgtgcatgcgtgtgcacgGGTCCCTGTACCTGTAAGCAGGGAGAGCAGATCATGTCTCAGATTTGCCAGAGAACAGGACACACGCCAGCACCGCCAGCTTCTGTGCTTGTTACTGAGACCAGACTTCAAAAGCAGACAAAGCAGGGTTTGGATTTCAATGCTGCTACTTAGATGACTGTGTGACATTGGGGTAGTTTTGGAGTTTCAGACCTCTCTACtgtagaaaaggaagaatgattTCGTTGTTGGATGATGTGAGGATTCCAGGAGACCATCCTTGCAGTGAGTGCTTTCTGTGTGTCATCCAGCCCAGGGCTGGTACGCTGGCTAAACCATATGAACCGGGACAGGCGCCCAACATTAACTGAGTGCCACACACTGCTCTAAGTGCTTTAACTATCTTCAGTCAtgtaatcctctcaacaaccccaTAAGGTAAATAgtcccagagagagaaaggagtttgtccaagaccacacagctggtaaTGATGGAACCAGGCTTGAACCCAGGAAGTCTCACTATAGAGTCTGCGATCTTACACAACACTGCTGTCTGGAGCATATGTGTATGTTACTGTACGTATTAACAGACTGAAATTCATTGTGGAGATCATCCACCCTTATGTGTATTGTAACTGTTCAAGAATGTTATCAAGGTTTCCACATGTCCTTAGTTTTCACTGTGTGATCCGGGGCTCAACCATTTAAAGTCTAGAAAACGAAAATTCTCCCTGacccttagtttccttatctgcaaaatgggaaaatggggatgttaggaagattaaataaaagcatttgtGAAAATGCATGACACAcagtaaatgatcaataaatacctgctaaaatttttattataagggAAGAGAGATTATGCTTAGGCAAACGTGACATAAATCTGATGCGTTCCTTTGTTATCTCCCTgggttttcattttcagatttctaGTGACAGGGGCCTCACCTCGGCAGTACTCCTTTCTTGACTACTTTTATTTCCTCTACCAGGACTGGACTCTCTGAACCAGTTCCCATCCTGGAATTTCCCCAAGCACCCTCAGGGTAGGGTTTAGGCTGTAGCTAAATAGAATaaaggcagaattttttttttttaaacatctttattggagtataattgctttacaatggtgtgttagtttctgctttataacaaagtgaatcagttatacatatacatatgtccccatatctcttccctcttgcatctccctccctcccaccctccctatcccacccctctaggtggtcacaaagcaccaaactgatctccctgtgctatgcggctgcttcccactagctatctattttacatttggtagtgtatatatgtccatgacactctctcaccctgtcacatctcacccctccccctccctatatcctcaagtccattctctagtaggtctgtgtctttattcccgtcttgccactaggttcttcatggccttttttttttttttccttagattccgtatatatgtgttagcatactgtatttgtttttctctttctgacttacttcactctgtatgacagactctaattccatccacctcattacaaatacctccatttcatttctttttatggctgagtaatattccattgtatacatgtgccacatcttctttatccattcatctgatgatggacacttaggttgcttccatgtcctgtctattgtaaatagagctgcaatgaacattttggtacatggctctttttgaattatggttttctcagggtatatgcccagtagtgggattgctgggtcatatggtagctctatttttagttttttaaggaacctccatactgttctccatagtggctgtatcaatttacattcccaccaacagtgcaagagtgttcccttttctccacaccctctccagcatttattgtttctagatttattgatgatggccattctgactggtgtgagatgatacctcattgtagttttgatttgcatttctctaatgattaatgatgttgagcattctttcatgtgtctgttggccatctgtatatcttctttggagaaatgtctatttatcaagagaaaaagggagaagactcaaatcaatcgaattagaaatgaaaaaggagaagtaaccactgacactgcagaaatacaaacgatcatgagagattactacaagaaactctatgccaataaaatggacaacctggaagaaagggacagactcttagaaatgcacaacctgccgagactgaaccaggaagaaatagaaaatatgaacagaccaatcacaagcactgaaattgaaactgtgattaaaaatcttccaacaaacaaaagcccaggaccagatggcttcacaggcgaattctatcaaacatttagagaagagctaacacctatccttctcaaactcttccaaaatattgcagagggaggaacactccccaactcattctacaaggccaccatcaccctgataccaaaaccagacaaagatgtcacaaagaaagaaaactacaggccaatatcagtgatgaacatagatgtaaaaatcctcaacaaaatactagcaaacagaatccaaca is part of the Balaenoptera musculus isolate JJ_BM4_2016_0621 chromosome 1, mBalMus1.pri.v3, whole genome shotgun sequence genome and encodes:
- the CTSE gene encoding LOW QUALITY PROTEIN: cathepsin E (The sequence of the model RefSeq protein was modified relative to this genomic sequence to represent the inferred CDS: inserted 3 bases in 2 codons; substituted 1 base at 1 genomic stop codon), yielding MTFEQNEVEGLTEVGQQFEESVTDXDQSFMNAESDGILGLGYPCLAAERVTLVFDTMAQKLVDLPVFSVYTSSDTGGGAGSELIFRGYDHSHLSGNIDXVPVTKQGYWQIAVDTIQVGGTMMFFSEGCXAIVDPGASLITGPSGSSKQLHRSLGQSPWMGNWEASEWILCAVFSYTVECVNIGVLLDVTFTINGVPHTLQPTAYTLLKFMDGMKFLISGFQGSDIQPPTWSFRTLSNVSLNSFTAFDHGNNHVGLAPAVP